From Camelina sativa cultivar DH55 chromosome 7, Cs, whole genome shotgun sequence, one genomic window encodes:
- the LOC104702102 gene encoding uridine-cytidine kinase C isoform X1 translates to MALDTSVALSPRRRHGLLRDQVQLIKRKDSGRYEIVPIEDPLSFEKGFYAVIRACQLLAQKNDGLILVGLAGPSGAGKTIFTEKILNFMPSIAIINMDNYNDGSRVIDGNFDDPRLTDYDTLLDNIHGLRDGKPVQVPIYDFKSSSRIGYRTLEVPSSRIVILEGIYALSEKLRPLLDLRVSVTGGVHFDLVKRVLRDIQRAGQEPEEIIHQISETVYPMYKAFIEPDLKTAQIKILNKFNPFSGFQNPTYILKSTKDVTPEQMKAALSKDFKERTEETYDIYLLPPGEDPEACQSYLRMRNRDGKYNLMFEEWVTDRPFIISPRITFEVSVRLLGGLMALGYTIATILKRKSHIFDDDKVIVKTDWLEQLNRTYVQVQGKDRSFVKNVADQLGLEGSYVPHTYIEQIQLERLVNDVLALPDDLKTKLSLDDDTVSSPKEALSRASVDSRLKYLHGESSDLCSDARFNSGVSKSYTNPRHKVLPNLTRLAVNNRMLDARAPASPATLPNQGFITQLSDQISTLNERMDEFTSRIEELNSKIPNRIAASGSQHNLALPIEDGNGSVLPLSSSASQLVRESPLMEEVVLVARGQRQIMHQMDTLSNLLREYVGERTRIERLDSNRTNSTTQNLGSSTVTILLGLAIGCVGIFAYSRLK, encoded by the exons ATGGCGCTCGATACTTCTGTTGCTCTGTCACCTCGCCGACGGCATGGTTTGCTGCGGGATCAGGTTCAgcttatcaaaagaaaggacTCTGGAAGATATGAGATTGTTCCAATTGAGGATCCATTGTCTTTTGAAAAAGGTTTCTACGCTGTTATTCGTGCTTGCCAATTATTGGCTCAGAAGAACGATGGACTCATTTTGGTTGGGTTAGCTGGTCCTTCTGGAGCTGGCAAAACCATTTTCACTGAGAAAATTCTCAATTTCATGCCTAGTATTGCTATCATAAACATGGACAACTATAATGATGGTTCTCGTGTGATCGATGGAAACTTTGATG ACCCACGGTTGACTGACTATGATACACTTCTTGACAATATACATGGCCTAAGGGATGGCAAACCTGTTCAGGTTCCAATATATGACTTCAAGTCAAGTTCCCGAATTGGTTACAG AACACTTGAGGTCCCTAGCTCTCGCATTGTTATTCTTGAAGGCATATACGCTTTGAGTGAGAAGCTACGGCCTTTGCTAGATCTTCGTGTCTCTGTCACTGGTGGAGTGCATTTTGATCTTGTCAAGCGTGTTTTGCGGGACATTCAACGTGCTGGCCAGGAACCTGAAGAAATCATACATCAGATATCTGAGACG GTTTATCCTATGTACAAGGCGTTTATTGAACCTGATCTGAAGACGGCTCAGATTAAGATCCTTAACAAATTTAACCCCTTCAGTGGCTTTCAGAACccaacatatattttaaag TCAACGAAGGATGTAACACCTGAACAAATGAAGGCAGCTCTGTCTAAAGATTTTAAGGAACGTACTGAGGAAACTTATGACATATATCTGCTACCACCAGGCGAGGATCCTGAAGCATGCCAATCATACCTTAGAATGAGGAACCGGGATGGAAAATACAATCTCATGTTTGAG GAGTGGGTTACAGATCGTCCATTTATCATATCACCCAGAATAACTTTTGAAGTCAGCGTTCGTCTTCTCGGAGGATTAATGGCACTGGGCTATACCATTGCAAcaatcttgaaaagaaaaagtcaTATCTTTGATGATGACAAGGTAATTGTGAAAACTGATTGGTTGGAGCAACTGAATCGGACATATGTTCAG GTACAAGGTAAAGACCGGTCCTTCGTCAAAAATGTGGCAGACCAACTTGGATTGGAAGGTTCATATGTTCCACATACATATATTGAACAGATACAGCTGGAGAGGCTTGTAAATGATGTTTTG GCTTTACCAGATGACTTGAAGACAAAACTTAGCTTAGATGATGATACAGTTTCTAGCCCTAAAGAAGCCCTCTCAAGAGCTTCTGTTGATAGTAGACTGAAGTATCTCCACGG GGAATCCTCTGACTTGTGTAGTGATGCACGTTTTAACAGCGGTGTATCAAAGTCTTACACAAACCCAAGACACAAAGTCTTGCCTAACTTGACAAGACTTGCTGTTAACAACAGAATGTTAGATGCCAGAGCCCCTGCTTCACCGGCCACTCTTCCAAATCAG GGTTTTATCACTCAGCTTTCGGACCAGATATCAACACTGAACGAGAGGATGGATGAATTCACATCCCGCATTGAAGAGTTGAATTCCAAGATCCCGAACAGGATAGCGGCTTCAGGTAGTCAACATAACTTGGCTTTACCGATTGAAGACGGTAATGGGTCTGTCTTACCGCTGTCCTCATCCGCATCTCAGCTCGTAAGGGAATCTCCTCTGATGGAAGAG GTCGTACTTGTTGCTCGTGGACAGCGTCAGATAATGCATCAAATGGACACCCTGAGCAATCTTCTTCGGGAGTATGTTGGAGAAAGGACTCGCATAGAGAGACTCGACAGCAACAGAACAAACAGCACAACACAAAACCTCGGATCTTCTACTGTAACTATTCTTCTTGGTTTGGCCATTGGCTGCGTTGGCATTTTTGCCTACAGTCGTCTAAAATAG
- the LOC104702102 gene encoding uridine-cytidine kinase C isoform X2, translating to MALDTSVALSPRRRHGLLRDQVQLIKRKDSGRYEIVPIEDPLSFEKGFYAVIRACQLLAQKNDGLILVGLAGPSGAGKTIFTEKILNFMPSIAIINMDNYNDGSRVIDGNFDDPRLTDYDTLLDNIHGLRDGKPVQVPIYDFKSSSRIGYRTLEVPSSRIVILEGIYALSEKLRPLLDLRVSVTGGVHFDLVKRVLRDIQRAGQEPEEIIHQISETVYPMYKAFIEPDLKTAQIKILNKFNPFSGFQNPTYILKSTKDVTPEQMKAALSKDFKERTEETYDIYLLPPGEDPEACQSYLRMRNRDGKYNLMFEEWVTDRPFIISPRITFEVSVRLLGGLMALGYTIATILKRKSHIFDDDKVIVKTDWLEQLNRTYVQVQGKDRSFVKNVADQLGLEGSYVPHTYIEQIQLERLVNDVLALPDDLKTKLSLDDDTVSSPKEALSRASVDSRLKYLHGGVSKSYTNPRHKVLPNLTRLAVNNRMLDARAPASPATLPNQGFITQLSDQISTLNERMDEFTSRIEELNSKIPNRIAASGSQHNLALPIEDGNGSVLPLSSSASQLVRESPLMEEVVLVARGQRQIMHQMDTLSNLLREYVGERTRIERLDSNRTNSTTQNLGSSTVTILLGLAIGCVGIFAYSRLK from the exons ATGGCGCTCGATACTTCTGTTGCTCTGTCACCTCGCCGACGGCATGGTTTGCTGCGGGATCAGGTTCAgcttatcaaaagaaaggacTCTGGAAGATATGAGATTGTTCCAATTGAGGATCCATTGTCTTTTGAAAAAGGTTTCTACGCTGTTATTCGTGCTTGCCAATTATTGGCTCAGAAGAACGATGGACTCATTTTGGTTGGGTTAGCTGGTCCTTCTGGAGCTGGCAAAACCATTTTCACTGAGAAAATTCTCAATTTCATGCCTAGTATTGCTATCATAAACATGGACAACTATAATGATGGTTCTCGTGTGATCGATGGAAACTTTGATG ACCCACGGTTGACTGACTATGATACACTTCTTGACAATATACATGGCCTAAGGGATGGCAAACCTGTTCAGGTTCCAATATATGACTTCAAGTCAAGTTCCCGAATTGGTTACAG AACACTTGAGGTCCCTAGCTCTCGCATTGTTATTCTTGAAGGCATATACGCTTTGAGTGAGAAGCTACGGCCTTTGCTAGATCTTCGTGTCTCTGTCACTGGTGGAGTGCATTTTGATCTTGTCAAGCGTGTTTTGCGGGACATTCAACGTGCTGGCCAGGAACCTGAAGAAATCATACATCAGATATCTGAGACG GTTTATCCTATGTACAAGGCGTTTATTGAACCTGATCTGAAGACGGCTCAGATTAAGATCCTTAACAAATTTAACCCCTTCAGTGGCTTTCAGAACccaacatatattttaaag TCAACGAAGGATGTAACACCTGAACAAATGAAGGCAGCTCTGTCTAAAGATTTTAAGGAACGTACTGAGGAAACTTATGACATATATCTGCTACCACCAGGCGAGGATCCTGAAGCATGCCAATCATACCTTAGAATGAGGAACCGGGATGGAAAATACAATCTCATGTTTGAG GAGTGGGTTACAGATCGTCCATTTATCATATCACCCAGAATAACTTTTGAAGTCAGCGTTCGTCTTCTCGGAGGATTAATGGCACTGGGCTATACCATTGCAAcaatcttgaaaagaaaaagtcaTATCTTTGATGATGACAAGGTAATTGTGAAAACTGATTGGTTGGAGCAACTGAATCGGACATATGTTCAG GTACAAGGTAAAGACCGGTCCTTCGTCAAAAATGTGGCAGACCAACTTGGATTGGAAGGTTCATATGTTCCACATACATATATTGAACAGATACAGCTGGAGAGGCTTGTAAATGATGTTTTG GCTTTACCAGATGACTTGAAGACAAAACTTAGCTTAGATGATGATACAGTTTCTAGCCCTAAAGAAGCCCTCTCAAGAGCTTCTGTTGATAGTAGACTGAAGTATCTCCACGG CGGTGTATCAAAGTCTTACACAAACCCAAGACACAAAGTCTTGCCTAACTTGACAAGACTTGCTGTTAACAACAGAATGTTAGATGCCAGAGCCCCTGCTTCACCGGCCACTCTTCCAAATCAG GGTTTTATCACTCAGCTTTCGGACCAGATATCAACACTGAACGAGAGGATGGATGAATTCACATCCCGCATTGAAGAGTTGAATTCCAAGATCCCGAACAGGATAGCGGCTTCAGGTAGTCAACATAACTTGGCTTTACCGATTGAAGACGGTAATGGGTCTGTCTTACCGCTGTCCTCATCCGCATCTCAGCTCGTAAGGGAATCTCCTCTGATGGAAGAG GTCGTACTTGTTGCTCGTGGACAGCGTCAGATAATGCATCAAATGGACACCCTGAGCAATCTTCTTCGGGAGTATGTTGGAGAAAGGACTCGCATAGAGAGACTCGACAGCAACAGAACAAACAGCACAACACAAAACCTCGGATCTTCTACTGTAACTATTCTTCTTGGTTTGGCCATTGGCTGCGTTGGCATTTTTGCCTACAGTCGTCTAAAATAG
- the LOC104702103 gene encoding serine protease SPPA, chloroplastic-like has protein sequence MAKLLLLHAPHVVPRFSSGTMSLISASALCRRPLLVNPQFSHTGPRLRSPYYRRFSTRSFDDSPASSSAEMEMEKGKQEQLRDGVPRDRDEDYPTGETEYVDRNAWESFVVKLRMLFAFPWQRVRKGSVLTMTLRGQISDQLKSRFNSGLSLPQLSENFLKAAYDPRIAGVYLHIEPLSCGWGKVEEIRRHILDFKKSGKFIVGYINICGLKEFYLGCACNELYAPPSAYSFLYGLTVQASFLGGVFEKVGIQPQVQRIGKYKSAGDQLSRKNISEENYEMLSVLLDNIYANWLDGVSDSTGKKREDVESFINQGVYEIEKLKEEGLIKDIRYDDEVISMLKERLGVEKDKKLPTVDYKKYSGVRKWTLGLSGGRDQIAIIRAGGSISRVKGPLSTPGSAIIAEQLIEKIRSVRESKKYKAAIIRIDSPGGDALASDLMWREIKLLAETKPVIASMSDVAASGGYYMAMAANTIVAENLTLTGSIGVVTARFTLAKLYEKIGFNKETISRGKYAELLGAEERPFKPEEAELFEKSAQHAYQLFRDKAALSRSMPVEKMEEFAQGRVWTGKDAHSRGLVDALGGLSRAIAIAKQKANIPLDRKVTLVELSRPSTSLPDILSGIGSSVIGVDRTLKGLLDELTITEGVQARMDGIMFQQLGRDSLAAPIIDLLKDYLSSLR, from the exons atggcgaagctacttcttcttcacgcACCTCATGTAGTTCCTAGATTTAGCAGCGGTACTATGTCACTTATCTCCGCGTCGGCTTTATGCAGAAGACCTCTCCTCGTGAATCCCCAATTCTCACATACCGGACCTCGTCTTCGTTCTCCGTACTATCGGAGATTCTCGACTCGTTCCTTCGACGATTCACCTGCTTCTTCCTCGgcggagatggagatggagaaagGGAAGCAGGAACAGCTACGGGATGGAGTTCCACGGGACAGAGATGAGGACTATCCGACCGGAGAAACGGAGTATGTGGATAGGAACGCCTGGGAGAGTTTTGTTGTGAAGCTGCGGATGCTATTTGCGTTTCCATGGCAGCGTGTTCGCAAGGGTAGCGTCTTGACCATGACATTGCGCGGCCAG ATCTCTGATCAGCTAAAGAGTCGTTTCAATTCTGGCCTCTCTCTGCCGCAACTCTCAGAAAATTTCTTGAAAGCGGCATATGATCCTCGTATTGCTGGAGTCTACCTTCACATTGAGCCTTTGAGTTGTGGGTGGGGTAAGGTTGAAGAAATTCGAAGGCATAtattggattttaaaaaatcag GTAAATTCATTGTTGGATATATAAACATATGTGGATTAAAGGAATTCTATCTTGGCTGTGCATGCAACGAGCTCTATGCCCCGCCTAGTGCCTATTCCTTTCTGTATGGTTTGACTGTTCAAGCATCTTTTCTTGGAG gTGTCTTCGAGAAAGTGGGGATTCAACCTCAAGTACAAAGGATTGGCAAATACAAAAGTGCTGGAGATCAGCTCTCTCGCAAAAATATATCTGAGGAAAATTATGAGATGCTAAGCGTGCTACTAGATAACATTTATGCAAATTGGCTGGATGGTGTTTCTGACTCAACAG GAAAAAAGCGAGAAGATGTTGAAAGTTTCATCAATCAAGGAGTTTACGAAATTGAAAAGCTAAAGGAAGAGGGGCTGATAAAGGATATCCGGTATGATGATGAG GTTATATCGATGCTGAAAGAGAGGCTTGGAGTcgaaaaagacaaaaagcttCCTACTGTTGATTACAA GAAATACTCAGGTGTTAGGAAGTGGACTCTTGGTCTAAGTGGCGGTCGAGACCAAATAGCTATTATTAGAGCAGGGGGGAGCATTTCTCGGGTTAAGGGTCCGCTAAGCACTCCTGGTTCAGCTATCATAGCAGAACAACTAATTGAGAAGATCCGCAGTGTAAGAG AGTCCAAAAAATATAAGGCTGCCATCATCCGAATTGATAGTCCAGGAGGCGATGCTCTCGCTTCTGATTT AATGTGGAGGGAGATCAAACTACTGGCTGAAACAAAACCTGTCATCGCGTCAATGTCAGATGTGGCAGCAAGTGGAGGCTACTACATGGCAATGGCGGCAAACACCATTGTTGCTGAAAATTTGACATTAACTGGCTCAATTGGAGTTGTCACAG CAAGATTTACCTTGGCCAAATTGTACGAAAAGATTGGATTCAACAAGGAAACTATATCTAGAGGAAAATATGCTGAGCTTCTGGGGGCTGAGGAAAGACCTTTTAA GCCAGAGGAAGCAGAACTGTTTGAGAAGTCTGCACAGCATGCATACCAGCTTTTCCGAGATAAAGCAGCCTTATCCAGATCGATGCCT GTCGAAAAGATGGAAGAATTTGCACAAGGCAGAGTCTGGACTGGTAAGGATGCTCATTCTCGTGGTCTAGTAGATGCACTCGGTGGGCTATCCCGAGCTATAGCCATCGCTAAGCAGAAAGCTAATATTCCTCTTGATAGGAAG GTAACTCTTGTTGAGCTTTCAAGACCTTCGACATCACTACCAGATATCTTAAGCGGTATAGGAAGCTCGGTGATTGGAGTTGACAGAACATTAAAAGGACTGCTGGATGAATTAACAATCACGGAAGGAGTTCAAGCTCGAATGGATGGAATCATGTTTCAGCAACTAGGCCGAGATTCTTTAGCAGCTCCCATCATTGATTTGCTTAAAGATTACCTCAGCTCTCTCCGATGA